From Acidimicrobiia bacterium:
TACGGTTTCTTGCGCTTCTCGTTGCCGCTCTTCCCCCAGGCTTCGGTGGACCTGGCGCCGGTGCTCCTCGTGCTGGCGACGATCGGGATCATCTACGGGGCGATCGTCGCGGCGATGCAGCCCAACGTGAAGCGCATCGTGGCGTACTCGTCGGTCGCGCACATGGGCTTCGCGGTGCTCGGCGTCTTCGCATTGACCACCCAGGGGCTCGACGGTGGCGTGTTCACGATGATCAGTCACGGTCTCACCACGAGCGCGCTGTTCCTCCTGCTCGGCATGCTGTACGACCGCCGCCACACCTATGAGGTGGACGCCTACCGCGGGTTGTGGAAGGTCATGCCGGTGCTGGGTGGGCTCTTCTGCGCGGCCGCGTTCGCGTCGATCGGCTTGCCCGGATTCTCCGGGTTCATCGGCGAGTTCCTCACGCTCATCGGCACGTTCGTCCTCGAGAAGCCGTACGCGATCGTGGCCGCGATCGGAGTGGTGCTGGCCGCGGTGTACCTGCTGTGGGTGTTCCAGCGCACGTTCATGGGCCGCCCGACGGGCGAGAACGCCGGGATGAAGGACGTCAGCTTCCGCGAGCTGGCGTGCGTCGTGCCGCTGCTCGGTCTGTCGCTGTTCCTCGGCATCTACCCCAAGCCGGTGCTGGACATCATCGAACCCGACGTCAAGGAAGTCATCCAGCAGGTCGAACGCGGAAGCGACTACAAGGCACCCGAGTCTTCCTTCGAAATCACATCCAGTGATGGCACGAGAGAGACGCACAAGTGATCGCGCTCATCGAGGGGAAGATCCTCGGGCCCGACATCGACTATCTCGCCATCGCGCCGGTGCTGGCGCTCGCGGCCGCCGCGCTCGTCGTGATCCTGGCCAAGGCGATCCTGCGCAAGCGCGGCCCCGTCAACCAGATCTCGCTCGGCGTGTCGATTGTCGGCGTGGTCGCCGCGGGCGTCATCCTCGGCTTCCAGTGGAACGACGTGCGTGACCACGGCGCCATCACCACGATCGCCGGGGCCGTACGCGTCGACACGTTCGGTGTCTTCCTCGGCGTGGTGGTGATCGCGGCCGCGGCCATGGCGTTGTTCCTCGCCGCGTCGTACCTCGACCGGGAGGGTCTGGAAGCGCCCGAGTACTACGCGCTGATGCTGCTCTCGGCCGCGGGCATGCTCACGATGACCACGGCGAACGACCTCATCGTGGTGTTCCTCGCGCTCGAGCTGCTCTCGATCCCGCTCTACGTGCTTGCCGCGTTCGACCGGCGGCGGCTGTCGTCGCAGGAGTCGGGCATCAAGTACTTCGTGCTCGGGGCGTTCTCGTCCGCAGTGTTCCTCTACGGCGTCGCGCTGACCTACGGCGCCACGGGCACAACGTCGCTCACCGGCATCGCCGACTTCCTCGCGAAAAACACGCTCTTCGAGCAAGGCACGCTGCTCGCGGGCCTCGCGATGTTGCTCGTGGGCGTGGGATTCAAGGTGGCGGCTGTGCCGTTCCACATGTGGACGCCCGACGTGTACCAGGGCGCGCCCACACCCGTCACCGCGTTCATGGCGTCGGCCACAAAGGCGGCCGGCTTCGCCGCGCTCCTGCGGGTGCTCGGCGTCGCGTTCCCGCTGTACCGCACCGACTGGCGCCCCGCGATCTGGGTGCTCGCCGCGCTGTCATTGATCGTGGGGAGCGTCGCCGCGGTGGTGCAGACCGACGTGAAGCGCATCCTCGCCTACTCGTCGATCGCGCACGCGGGCTACATCCTCATCGGGCTCCAGGCCGACAACCCGCGCGGTCGTCAGGCCGCGCTGATCTATCTCTTCGTGTACGCCTTCATGACCGTCGGTGCGTTCGCGGTGATCACGGTGGCCACCCGCAAGGGTGACGACCATCACTCGCTCGACGACTACCGCGGCCTCGCGTTGCGCCGTCCTGTCGTCGGCGGACTGCTCGCGTTTTTCGTGCTCGCGCAAGCGGGTGTGCCGCTCACGGGTGGCTTCGTGGTCAAGCTCCAGGTGTTCGCGTCCGCGGTGGACGCCGGCGAGTACGGCCTCGCGGTCATCGGCGTCCTGGCCGCGGTCATTGCCGCGTTCTTCTACCTGCGCATTGCCGTGACGCTTTTCAACAAGCCCGACGGCGACGAGCCCGCAGAAGCCGCGTCAGAGGAAGACCGTCCCGTCGACGCCTGGACCGGCACCGTGCTCGCGGTCACCACCGCAGCAGTCCTGTTCGCCGGCATCCTCCCCGGCGCGTGGCTCACGTTCGCCAAAGACGCGACTTTCCTCCTCTAAAGCCCTCGTTTTGGCGTCGCTCACTGTCGAAGAGCGACAGCTATCGACGCCAAACCGAACGGTTGGTCAAGGGACTCAGCTCGCGCGTCTGCGCCAGAACCTTCGGAGTCGTTGCAAACCCGGACGGCGTTCGAGATCGTCGAGGGTGGTCGACGCGGCCTCGTACGCGCTGTCGATGACCTCGCGGCCGCCGGAGAAGTCGAAGAACTCGCGGTCGTCGACCGGCGGTGGGAGCACGATGAGCTCGACCTCCTTCGGGAACCACTGCAGCTCCAGTTCGAGGCGCAGGTCACGCGAGATGGCGAACGCGCGCACCAGCACGTCGAGCGGCGAGCGGATCGATCGGTTCCCGACCGGGTCCGACACGTCGAGCAGGAAGATGCGGTCGATCGGTCCGGCGAGGGCGTGGGAGATCGGGACGAGGTTCACCACCGCGCCGTCGACGAGCGTGTGCCCGTTGAGCTTCACGGGCGGAAAGATCCCTGGGAGCGCGGCGCTCGCGAGCAGCGCAGGCGGGAGCGACCCGCTGACGATGACGATCTCGTCGCCGGTGTCGAGATCGGTGGTCACCACGCGCATCGGGATCTGGAGGTCGGAGAAGGTCGGTGCGACCTCCGCGCGCTCGATCACGCCTTCGAGGCCGCGGCTCGGGATCAGGTGATCGTCGCGGCGCAGGATGTTCCAGGCCCTGCGCAGGGCGCCGCCCGGGAAGACCGTGTCGCCGTCGAGGCTGCACCACACCTTGTCGAGGTGGTCGACCTTCTCCATCGTGGGCGAGGTGGCGAGGGCCGCGCCGTTCAGTGCGCCGGCCGACGTCCCGACGATCACGTCCGGCAGGATGCCGCGCTCCACGAGGGCGCGCAGCATCCCGACCTGGCCGACACCCTGGTTGGCTCCGCCCGAGAGCACGAACGCGGTGACCGGCTCGCTGCGCGCCCGTCCCGGGCGGAGGATGCTGGTCACCCTCCGATGGTCGCGCGTGCCGGGACCAATGCGGCGCCGGAGCACAACGGAGGCGCTCGCCAGCGAGCGATCGCCCGCGGGGCGGGTATCCCGACCCGCAGAGAGCGAGCGCGTCGACTGGAGTTGAGGAAGCGCGGAGGGCCACATATAGGCTGCCGCGGGCAAGGCCCCGGAGCGTTCGCAGAGGGCGGAGACCTTGGTCACAGAGTTCTATCGGGACTATCTCGCGGTGGCCGTGCTGATTGGCGCGGCGCTGCTCATGGTCGGCGCGATGCTCGGCGCCGGTCGTCTGTTGCGTCCGGTGCGTCCGCAGCCGGAGAAGTACGTCACCTACGAAGCGGGGTCCGACCCCGTCGCCGGATGGGGGCAGTCGAATGCCCGCTACTACATCTACGCGTTGCTCTTCTTGATCTTCGACGTGGAAGCGGTGTTCATCTTCCCGTGGGCGGTCGGCCTCGAAGGGCTCGACTGGTTCGGCCTCGTCGAAATGACGGTGTTCATCGTGCTGCTCGCGCTCGGCCTCGTGTACGCCTGGCGCAAGGGAGTGCTGCGGTGGGCGTGACCGAACGACGCGCGGCACACAGCGAACCAGCAGCACGACCCGATGGAGGAGAAGTGCTGCGGTGGGCTTAATGGAGAAGGGCAAGCTGCCGAAGCCGCTCACCTGGCTCCTCAACTACAGCCGTAAGTACTCGCTCTGGATGTTCCAGTGGGGTCTCGCGTGCTGCGCGATCGAGATGGGGGCCGCGCTCGCCAGCCCGCGCTACGACATGATGCGGCTCGGCGTCATCCCGTTCCCAGCCAGCCCGCGCCAGGCCGACCTCGTCGTGATCTCCGGAACCGTCACCGACAAGATGGCGCCGGCCATCAAGCGCCTCTACGAGCAGATGCCCGACCCGAAGTACGTCATCTCGATGGGCGCGTGCGCGAACTGCGGCGGTCCGTACTGGGACTCGTACTCGGTCACGAAGGGTGTCGACCAGATCATCCCGGTCGACGTGTACGTGCCCGGCTGCCCACCGCGCCCCGAGGCGTTGCTGCAAGGCATTGTGCTGCTCCAGGAGCGGATCCAGAACGAGGGTCTCGGCAACGACGAGCTCGCGATGCGCTGGCGGGGGCAGCCGAACGGCGAAGCGATCGGCGGCGGTGCCCTGATGGGTGCCGCGCAGTCGGAGTCCACCGGAGCGAGCGTTGGCTGACGACACTTCGCCCGACGACGCACCCGAGGACGCGCCCGCGCCGGAGCCCAACCCCGCGAGCGGCCAGCAAGGCGGTCCCCCGGCCGGAGAGAGCGAGCCAATGGAGCAGCACGATGCGCTGCTGGCGCTTCTGAAAGGCGCGGGGTTCAACGGGAACGCGATCGTCGAGACCGCCGACGCGCACGGCGGGCTCGTGGTCCGAGTGGCCAACGCTCAGTGGAAGCGCGCGGCCGAAGTTGCCAAAGAGCACCTCGCGTGCGACTACCTGTCCTTCATCTCGGGCATCGACTGGCAGCCCGCGCCGCGCGAAGGGGACGAGGCCGGCGGTGACTCGTCGGCGCCGGTGCAACCCACCGAGATGACGTTCGGTGCCGCCGGGTCCGCGGGTCGCTTCCAGGTGTTCGCGCACGTGCAGTCCACCACCAAGCATTGGGGCGTCACCTTCAAGACCGACGTCGACGACGCCGACCCGCGGGTCGAGTCGTGGGTGCCGGTGTACGCAGGCGCCGACTGGCACGAGCGCGAGTGCTGGGAGATGTACGGCTTCACCTTCGACGGCCACCCCAGCCTGCGCCACCTCTACCTACCGTTCGAGTTCGAGGGACACCCGCTGCGCAAGGACTACTCGTTGCTGGCGCGGTTCGTGAAGCCGTGGCCCGGCCTCGTAGATGTCGAGCCGATGCCCGGTGAGCCGGCGGGGAGCGAGAGTCCCGAAGGGTCGGCCGGGGTAACCCCGGCCGAATCGAGCGAGCCGTTGGAGACGGGTGAAGCGTGACCGATCTCCAGATCGATCCCGCGGCCATGCGCCACCTCGCCGAAGCGCAAGTGAACGTCGAGCTGGACACCGGCGACATGATCCTCAACCTCGGCCCGCAGCACCCGGCCACGCACGGCACGCTGCGCCTCGTCGTGCGTCTGGACGGCGAGCGCGTGCTCGCCGCCGACCCGGTGATCGGATACATGCACCGCGGCTACGAGAAGCTCACCGAGTTCCGCACGTACCCACAGGTCACCACGCTCATCAACCGCATCGACTGGCTCTCGAGCTTCGCCAACGAGGTCCCGTTCATGGACGCGGCCGAGAAGCTCATGGGCATCGAGGCGCCGCCGCGTGCGTATTGGATCCGCACCACGCTCACCGAGCTGTCGCGCATCGCCACCTTCCTGCTGTTCCTCGGCGAGATGGGCCTCCAGGTCGGCGCGCTCACGCCCGCGTTCTACGGCTTCCGCGATCGCGAGCACGTGCTCAACCTCATCGAGGCGGCGACCGGCGGGCGCTTCCACCCCAACTTCAACCGCATCGGCGGCCTCAAGGACGACCTCCCGTGGGGGTGGATCGCCGAGACGCGCTCCACGATGAAGATCGTTCTCGACGCGTGCGACCAGTTCGAAGACCTCGTGCTCGGCAACGAGATCTTCGAGGCGCGCACGCGCGGCATCGGCATCATCCCCGGCGATATCGGCACGAACTACGGCGTGTCGGGGGCCAACCTGCGCGCGTCGGGCGTCGACTGGGACTTGCGGCGCGACGGCCGTCCGTACCTCGCGTACCCCGAGCTCGACTTCAAGGTCTGGACGCACACCGACGGCGACTCGTACGCGCGCTACTGGGTCCGACTCCAGGAGACGCGCGAAGCGGCGCGCATCGTGCTCCAGTGCCTCGAGGGCATGCCAGCCGGCCCGATCATGGCGAAGGTCCCGCGCATCATCAAGGTGCCGGAGGGCGAGGTCTGGGTCGAGACGGAGAACCCGCTCGGGCAGATGGCGTACTACGTGATCTCGAAGGGCGCGACCGGCCCGTTCCGCGTGAAGATCCGCTCCGCGTCGTTCAGCAACGTCTCGATCCTGCCGTGGCTGCTCCAGGGCGTGTTCGTGCCCGACGTGATCACGATCCTCGCCAGCCTCTACTTCATCCTCGGGGACATCGACCGATGAGCCGCAGCGGAGCCGCGGGCGAGGAGCGCAGCGGAGTCGTGCTCGGACGAGCGAGACGACGCAGCGGAGCGACCCGTGTTGGCGGCCCGGCACGGCGTAGCGAAGGCGACCCGAGAAGGTGATCTCCTTGTTGTCGCCGATCGCGCTCGACATCGGTTGGGGCACCACGCTCGCGATCAAGACGATCGTGGTGCTGGCCATCATTCCGGCCGGCGCGCTCATCCTTGGCTACGTCTTCCTGCTCAAGGTGATGAGCCACATGCAGAGTCGGCTCGGGCCGATGGACCCCGGCGGATTCCACGGCTGGTACCAGCTCATCGGTGACGGCCTCAAGTTCCTCCAGAAGGAAGACGTGATGCCTGCGCAGGCCGACCGGCGTGTATTCGCCGCCGCGCCCGCGGTCATCGTGCTGTCCACTTTCCTCGTGTTCGCGGTGATCCCGATGGGTCCCGACCTCGTGGTGAAGCCGCTCGACGTCGGCGTGTTCTACGCACTGGCAGTGTCGAGCCTGTCGGTCATCGGTGTACTGATGGCAGGCTGGGCGAGCGCCAACAAGTTCGCGTTGCTCGGTGCGCTGCGCGCCGCCGCGCAGCTCATCGCGTACGAGCTACCGCTGCTGCTCGCGGTGGTGGGAGTGGTCGTGCAGGCCGGCACGATGAACCTGCAGGAGATCGTCGGTGCGCAGCAGAACGGCGAGATGTTCGGGTTCGGAGCCCTGGGCAATCCATACATCTTCACGCAGTTCATCGGCTTCGGCTTATTCCTCGTTGCGTCGCAAGCCGAGCTCACGCAGACACCCTTCGACATGCCCGTGGCCGAGAGCGAGCTGGTCTCGGGGTACATGGTCGAGTACACGGGCTTCCGCTTCCTCTTCTTCTTCATCGGCGAGTTCGGGACCGCGTTCGGGTTCGCGGCCCTCGCGGCGACGCTGTTCCTCGGTGGTTGGTCGATCCCGGGTGTGCACGGCGACTGGGCCAACATCCTCGGGCCGGGCGTGCTCTTCGCCAAGCTCATGATCGTGGCCTTCCTCATGTTCTGGGTTCGCTTCACATATCCGCGCCTTCGCGAGGACCAGCTCCAGGCGCTCGCGTGGAAGTTCCTCATCCCGATCGGCCTCGCCAACATCCTCCTTACTGGCGCACTCAAGGTGGCCTTCTGATGGCGTTTCCCAAGCCTCCTGGCCTGCTCAAGGGATTGGGCGTCACGCTCAAGACCATGCTCAAGCCCGCGGTCACGGTGCAGTACCCGCACGAGAAGGAAGCACCTGCGCCCCGAGCCCGCGGCGTGATCGCACTCAAGGAGGAGAACTGCACGGTCTGCATGCTGTGCGGTCGTTCCTGCCCCGACTGGTGCATCTACATCGAGGGCCACAAGGAGCAACGCCCGCCGCGTCGCGAAGGCGGGCGCCCGCGCTCGGTCAGCGTGCTCGACCGCTTCGACATCGACTACGCGCTCTGCATGTACTGCGGCATCTGCGTCGAGGTGTGCCCATTCGACGCGCTCTTCTGGAGCCCCGAGTACGAGTACTCCGAGTTCTCGATCTCGAACCTGCTGCACGACAAGGCCAAGCTCGGCGAGTGGATGGAGTCCGTCCCCGAGCCGGAGCCCCTGGAAGCCGGCGCTGAAAGTGGCAAGAAATGATGCGGCGACTGGAGCGAAGCGGAGGGAGCTCGCCAGCGAGCGAACGCCCGCGCCTCGGGTATTCCGAGGCGCAGAGAGCTAGCGCATAGAGATGTGGGAGCGGGACATCGCCTTCTGGGTCATCGCGTTGGCGATGGCTGCCGCGTCGCTCGGCGTTGTGCGGTCGCGAAACGTCGTCCACGCCGCGCTGTTCCTCGTCGTCGTGCTCGCTGGCGCCGCCGCGATGTACATCCTGCTCGTGGCCGAGTTCGTGGCCTGGGTGCAAGTGCTGATCTACATCGGCGCGGTCGTGATCCTGTTCCTGTTCGGCATCATGCTCACCCGCGCGCCGATGGGAGCCGAGGAGGGCCAGCTCGACAACGACCAACGGTGGGCGGCCGGGGTCGTCGCGCTGTTCGTGCTCGGCGTCCTGGTCGCGCTCCTCGTCGACGCGTTCGGCGGCAAGGAGATCGTGTTCAACGACGCGCTCGTCCAGCGGGGTCGAACCGCCGCGGTGAGCGATTCCCTCTTCCGAGACTTCCTCGTCCCGTTCGAGGTCGTCTCGATGCTGTTGCTCGCCGCGCTCGTCGGCGCGGTCGTCCTGGCGCGGCGGGACTGAGGGGCACCGTGGAGCTCAACTACTTCCTCGTCCTCTCCGCGTTCCTGTTCTGCGTCGGCGTGTACGGCGTGCTCGCTCGCCGCAACGGCGTCCTCGTGCTCATGAGCGTCGAGCTCATGCTCAACGCAGTGAACATCAACCTGATCGCGTTCTCGGCGTTCAACGCCGACATCGGGGGTCAGATCTTCGCCTTGTTCGTGATCACCATCGCGGCGGCCGAGGTCGGCGTCGGGTTGGCGATCGTGCTGCTCATCTACCGCAACCTCCGGAGCCCCGACCTCGACAAGATCGACCAGCTCAAGGGCTGACGGATGCTCGACGCCGCCTGGCTCATCCCCACGCTTCCCGCGGTCGCGTTCGCCGCGATCCTCTTCTTCGGCAAGCGCGCGCCCAGGCACGGTGCCGAGATCGGCATCGCCGCGGTTGGCGCGTCGTTCCTGCTCTCGTGCGTTGCCCTGGTGGAGTGGATCCACCGCGTCGAGGAAGCGACCGGCGGCGAGTCCCATGGTCTCGCCGCGCTCGGCAAGAGCGTCTTCGCCGCGGCGAGCGAGCACGGCGCCGTCGAGCCGGTCGTGAACACGGTCACCTGGTGGACGAGCGGCGGTACCGAGTTCGGCGTCGGAACGACAGTCGACGGCCTCACCGTGATGATGATGTTCGTCGTCACGCTGATCTCGCTGCTCGTGCAGATCTACTCCACCGCGTACATGCATGAGGACAAGCGCTACACGTGGTTCTTCGCCGCACTGTCCCTCTTCACGGCCTCGATGCTCACGCTCGTGGTCTCCGAGAACCTCCTCCAGCTCCTCGTCGGGTGGGAGCTCGTCGGCTTGTGCTCGTTCATGCTCATCGGGCACTGGTGGGAGGACCGCGCCAACAGCCGCGCCGCCATCAAGGCGTTCCTCACCACCCGGGTCGGGGACATCGGTCTGGTGATCGGCGTCATCGTGGTGTTCTTCGCCGCCAACACGTTCAGCATTGTCGGGATCAACGAGTACGCGTTGAGCAGCGGCGCGGAGCACGACCTGCTCATGGCCGGCGCGCTGTGCCTGTTCATCGGGATCATCGGCAAGAGCGGCCAGTTCCCCCTGCACACGTGGCTGCCCGACGCGATGGCGGGTCCCACGCCGGTCTCTGCGCTCATCCACGCGGCCACGATGGTGGTCGCGGGTGTGTACCTCGGTGCCCGCGTGTACCCGGTGTTTTACGAGGGCTTCTCGATCGCCGACGGGGGACTCAACTTCATGGCGCTGATCGGCGGCGTCACGATCATCATCGGAGCGGTCCTCGCCTTCGTTCAGCGCGACATCAAACGGGTGCTCGCGTATTCGACGATCAGCCAGCTCGGCTACATGGTCATGGCGTTGGGTGTCGGCGCGTGGACCGCGGCCGTCTTCCACCTGTTCACGCACGCCTTCTTCAAGGCGCTGCTGTTCCTCGGCGCGGGATCGGTGAGTCACTCCGGGGCCCACCACTCGTTCGACATGAAGGCCGACATGGGCGGTCTGCGCAAGCACATGCCGATCACGTTCGCCACCTTCATGATCGGTTCGCTCGCGCTCGCCGGGATCTTCCCGCTCGCCGGGTTCTGGTCGAAGGACGAGATCCTCGTGACCGCGGGGGAGAACGGGTTCGACATCTTCCTGGTCGTCGGCCTCATCGGCGCCTTCCTGACCGCGGCCTACATGACCCGCTGCGTCTACCTCACGTTCTTCGGTGAGTACCGCGGTCACGGTCACCCGCACGAGTCGAGCCGCGCGATCACCGTTCCCCTGATGATCCTCGCCGCTTTCTCGGTGCTCGCCGGCCTCGTCAATGCGGTCCCGCTCGGCATCGAGCGGTTCACCGAGTGGTTCGAGCCCACCTTCGCGTTCCCGCACCTGGTGCACGCGGAGTTCGACTACGGGTTGGCCGTCGCGTCGGTGTCGATCGCCGCCATCGGCATCGGGATCGCAGCATTCCTCTGGTTCCGCCGGGAGGAGCTCGGGCCTTTCCGCGGTCTCACGCAGCGCAACGCGCTCGCTCGTGGCGGTTACACGTTCCTCGAGAACAAGTACTACCTCGACCACCTCTACGAGAACGTGATCGTCGACGGAATACGCGGTGCCGTGGGTCGCGCGGTCTACTGGTTCGACCAGCACGTGGTCGACGGGATCATCAACGGTGTCGGGCGCGGCGCCGCTCGCACGGGTCGATTCACCTACGACCTTCTCGACCAGCGCCTGGTCGACGGCTCGATCAACGCGCTCGCCGCCGGCACCGGCGACGCCGGCAGTGCCGTGCAAACCGTGCAGTCCGGCCGGGTGCAGCGCTACGCGCTGCTGTTGTTCGCCTCCGTCGGGGTCATGGCCCTTTTCGTGTTCCTCGTCAACACACTCTGAGGGGAGAGACCTTCACATGGAATGGTTCGATGACTGGGCGTTGACCCTGGCGGTCTTCCTCCCCCTCGTCGGCATGGTGCTCGTGCTGCTGATCCCACGAGCACAAGAGCAGGCGATGAAGGTGACGGCGCTCCTCACGGCGCTCGTCACCGGCGCCGTCGGCATCGGCATCATGGTCGACTTCAACTACGAGGCGGGCGGCAAGCTCCAGTTCCAGGCCAACGAGTCGTGGATCGACGTCATCAAGAGCCGGTACCACGTGGGCATCGACGGCATCGCGCTGCCGCTCCTGATCCTGTCCATGCTGATCGTGATCGCCTGCATCATCTACTCCTGGGACCACTTCCCCGAGCCGCGCAACATCAAGGGCTTCCTCGCGCTGATCCTGTTGCTCGAGGTGGGCATGAACGGCACGTTCGTTGCCCAGGACCTCATCCTCTTCTTCATCTTCTTCGAGCTCGTCCTGCTCCCGATGTTCTTCATGATCGGCGTGTGGGGTGGCCCCAACCGCGAGTACGCGTCGATCAAGTTCTTCTTGTTCACGCTGTTCGGCTCGGCCCTGATGCTCGTGGGCTTCCTGGCGCTGTTCTTCGTGTCGAAGCAGCAGACCTTCGACATGGTGGAGCTCTCCAACTTCGCGGGCGCCGGGATCGATCACACGACGCAGATGCTCATCTTCGGGGGCTTCTTCCTCGGGTTCGCGATCAAGGTGCCGATGTTCCCGTTCCACACCTGGCTGCCCGACGCACATACCGAAGCGCCAACCGTTGGCTCGGTGCTGCTGGCGGCGATCCTGCTGAAGCTCGGCACGTACGGATTCATCCGCATCGCGCTGCCGATGCTCCCCGACGCGGCTGCCGACTGGGCGCCGTTCATCGGCCTGCTCGCGGTCATCGGCATCATCTACGGCGCGCTGTGCTGCCTCGCGCAACGAGACATGAAACGCCTGATCGCGTTCTCGTCGGTGGCGCACATGGGCTTCGTGATGCTCGGGATCGCCACGCTCACCGACTTCGGCCTCAATGCAGCCGTCTTCGGGATGGTCGCGCATGGCCTCATCACCGGCATGCTCTTCTTCATCGCCGGGTCGGTGCAGGAGCGCTACGAGACGCGCGAGATGAGCCGGCTTGGAGGCCTGCTCACGCAAGCGCCCAAGCTCGGGTGGATCCTCGGGTTCTGCACGATGGCGTCGCTCGGGCTGCCTGGGCTCGCCGGGTTCTGGGGTGAGTTCCCGGCCGTCCTCTCCGCCTACTCGCCCGCCAAGGTGCTCGATGGCCTCGTCGGCGACGGCAGCGCGTTGTGGACGTATCGCACGTACATGGTGATCGCGGCGATCGGCACGGTGCTCGCGGCCGGCTACCTGCTCGTCATGCTGCAGCGCGTTGCCTTCGGCGCACCCAAGTCTGAGTTCGAGAGCGCGCACATCCACGATCTGCATGTGCCCGAGTGGCTCGCGTGGACACCGCTCCTGCTCCTGATCGTCGCGCTCGGCATTTACCCCAACCTGCTGTTCGACGTCACCGACGGCGCGGTCGGGAGCGTCACGAAGGTCTTCGGGGGCTGACCGCATGAACGCGCCGCAGATCGACTACCACGCGCTCGCGCCGGAGATCGTCCTCACCGGGACGATCGTCGTCGTGCTGCTGGTCGACCTGTTCGCGCGGCGTTCCGATCTCGTACCGCGGCTCGCGAGCATCGGAGTGCTCGGTGCGCTCATCCCCGTGTTCACGCTCGCGGTCGACGGCGCCGACCGGTCCATGTTCGGTGGCGCATACGTCGTCGACAACTACGCCCTCGTGTTCAAAGGCTTGTTCCTGATCGTCGCGTATCTCACGATCCTGCTTGCGTTCAACTACATCGGCGAGGGCGACTACTACCGCGGCGAGTTCTACGTGCTGATCCTCACGTCCGTGCTCGGGATGACGGTCATGGCGTCAGCTCGTGACCTCATCACCATCTTCGTGGCCCTCGAGACGATCACGATCCCCACGTTCGCGCTCGCGGCTTGGCGCAAGCACGACACGAAGTCCAACGAGGCGGGGCTCAAGTACTTCCTGATCGGGGTGATCTCGACCGCGATCATGTTGTACGGGATGTCACTGGTGTACGGCGTCACGGGCGCCAACAAGCTCGTCGACATCGCCGGATACATCAACGCACACTCGGTGCCACCGCTCTTCGCCGTCGGCGTGTTCCTCACGCTGACCGGCTTCGCGTTCAAGGTGAGCGCGGTGCCGTTCCACTTCTGGGCCCCCGATACCTACGAGGGCGCGCCCACCCCGGTCACGGCGTTCCTGTCGGTCGCGTCCAAGGCCGGTGGCTTCGTGGCGATGATCTCGATCCTCAAGATCGGCTTCTTCTCGTCCGACGATTCGTGGCAGCCGATCATCTATGCCCTTGCGGCGGCATCCATGACGCTCGGGAACCTCGCCGCACTACGCCAGACCAACATCGTGCGCATGCTCGCGTACTCATCGATCGCGCAGGGCGGCTTCATGCTCGTCCCGCTCGCGGTCGCGGCCGACGTGACCAGTAACTCCGCCTGGGAAGGCGTCGTCATCTATCTCCTGATCTACGCCGGCATGAACATCGGTGCGTTCGCGGCGGTGATCGCGGTGGCGCGGCGCACCGGATCGGGCGAGATCTCGAGCTACGCCGGGCTCGGCCGCAGCGACCCCGCGCTCGCTCTGATGATGACGATCTTCCTGTTCTCGCTGGCCGGCATCCCGTTCTTCGCAGGCTGGTTCGCCAAGCTGGTGATGTTCCGTGCCGCGTTCGACTCGGGCACCACGGGCGCGGTGATCCTCGGCGTGATCGCCGCGGTGAACGCGGTCGTGGCCTTCTTCTATTACGCCGGTGTCGGCCGTCAGATGTGGTTCCGCGAGCCCGACCCGGCAACAGAGCGCAGCACGGTGCCCACGCCGCTTGCGCTC
This genomic window contains:
- a CDS encoding NADH-quinone oxidoreductase subunit N; translated protein: MNAPQIDYHALAPEIVLTGTIVVVLLVDLFARRSDLVPRLASIGVLGALIPVFTLAVDGADRSMFGGAYVVDNYALVFKGLFLIVAYLTILLAFNYIGEGDYYRGEFYVLILTSVLGMTVMASARDLITIFVALETITIPTFALAAWRKHDTKSNEAGLKYFLIGVISTAIMLYGMSLVYGVTGANKLVDIAGYINAHSVPPLFAVGVFLTLTGFAFKVSAVPFHFWAPDTYEGAPTPVTAFLSVASKAGGFVAMISILKIGFFSSDDSWQPIIYALAAASMTLGNLAALRQTNIVRMLAYSSIAQGGFMLVPLAVAADVTSNSAWEGVVIYLLIYAGMNIGAFAAVIAVARRTGSGEISSYAGLGRSDPALALMMTIFLFSLAGIPFFAGWFAKLVMFRAAFDSGTTGAVILGVIAAVNAVVAFFYYAGVGRQMWFREPDPATERSTVPTPLALNAAMFIVTVGVLAVGVYPQAIARLGELAFTPG